One genomic segment of Chitinophaga sancti includes these proteins:
- a CDS encoding response regulator — translation MGKFRHNMEDRIICFLIDDDDDDQEIFSLALSNIDENIHCITANDGIDALMKLNREDKFTPHFIFLDLNMVRMNGRECLQEIRKIPRLENIPVIIYSTSSEQRDIVETKHMGAADYIVKPPSMALLEKRLEQVLRGYNT, via the coding sequence TTGGGTAAGTTTAGACACAATATGGAGGATAGGATCATTTGCTTTTTAATAGACGATGACGATGATGACCAGGAGATCTTTTCCCTGGCATTGAGCAACATCGATGAGAATATACATTGTATCACTGCCAATGATGGTATAGATGCACTGATGAAGTTGAACAGAGAAGATAAGTTCACCCCACACTTTATCTTTCTCGACTTGAATATGGTCCGCATGAACGGACGGGAATGCCTGCAGGAAATCCGTAAGATTCCACGGTTAGAAAATATCCCTGTGATTATCTATTCCACTTCATCCGAACAACGCGACATTGTTGAAACCAAACATATGGGCGCTGCCGATTACATAGTTAAACCACCCAGTATGGCCCTCCTTGAAAAAAGATTGGAGCAAGTTTTGAGAGGGTATAATACCTGA
- the infC gene encoding translation initiation factor IF-3, whose amino-acid sequence MQQGPRPNFNRGGRNPNFRREQQQEHRTNRMIRVPEVRLVGENIEVGVYRTEDALRMAEEQQLDLVEISPNAAPPVCRIIDYNKFLYEKKKKEKEMKANAHKSEVKEIRFTPNTDDHDFDFKAKHAEKFLKDGNKVKTYVQFKGRAIMFKERGELILLKFAERLAEVGALEGMPTMEGKRMIAIFAPKSAKKKPGSGNKEPKEDRAPREPREPREDRPQQPREPKEPRPITPAQASAAPENKPE is encoded by the coding sequence ATGCAGCAAGGACCCAGACCAAATTTTAACAGGGGTGGCAGAAACCCCAACTTTCGTAGAGAACAGCAACAAGAACACCGCACAAACAGAATGATTCGCGTTCCGGAAGTGCGTTTAGTGGGAGAGAACATCGAAGTAGGCGTATACCGCACGGAGGATGCCCTGCGTATGGCCGAAGAACAGCAACTGGACCTGGTTGAAATATCTCCGAATGCCGCTCCACCTGTCTGCCGCATCATTGACTATAATAAATTCCTTTACGAGAAGAAGAAGAAGGAAAAGGAAATGAAGGCGAACGCGCACAAAAGCGAAGTAAAAGAAATTCGCTTTACGCCTAATACCGACGACCATGACTTCGACTTCAAAGCCAAACATGCGGAGAAATTCCTCAAAGACGGTAATAAAGTAAAAACATATGTGCAGTTCAAAGGTCGTGCGATCATGTTCAAAGAACGTGGAGAGCTGATTCTTTTGAAATTTGCGGAAAGATTGGCAGAAGTAGGTGCACTGGAAGGTATGCCTACCATGGAAGGTAAGCGTATGATCGCCATCTTCGCGCCTAAATCTGCTAAAAAGAAGCCAGGTTCCGGTAATAAAGAACCGAAGGAAGACCGTGCACCAAGGGAACCCAGAGAACCCAGAGAAGATCGTCCGCAGCAGCCAAGAGAGCCAAAGGAACCACGCCCTATCACTCCTGCACAGGCATCTGCAGCACCTGAAAATAAGCCAGAATAA
- the thrS gene encoding threonine--tRNA ligase, translating into MINITLPDGAVRQYEAGVTAMDIAKSISEGLARKVLAAKVNGQVVDASRPITTDSTLQLLTWSDVEGKSTMWHSSAHLMAEALESIYPGVKFGYGPALEGGFYYDIDLGGRTISDEDLRKVESKMAELAKANNAYERREVSKEEALDYFTKKGDEYKIETINELEDGKITFYTQGNFTDLCRGPHIPSTGFIKAIKLTNIAGAYWRGNEKNKMLTRIYGVTFPNQKELDEHLFLLEEAKKRDHRKLGKELELFTFSEKVGLGLPLWLPKGAMLRERLQAFLQKAQLDLGYLPVVTPHIGNVNLYKTSGHYEKYGKDSFQTIHTPEEGEEFMLKPMNCPHHCEIYKASPKSYKDLPVRFAEFGTVYRYEQHGELHGLTRVRGFTQDDAHLFCRPDQVKEEFMKVIDLVLYVFNSLSFTDFTAQISLRHQTDRTKYIGTEENWNLAEQAIIEAAAEKGLRTVTEYDEAAFYGPKLDFMVKDALGRKWQLGTIQVDYNLPERFELEYIGADNQRHRPVMIHRAPFGSLERFIAVLIEHCGGKFPLWLTPTQVKILPISDKSQAYAEKVAELLKKSEIRAEIDDRSEKIGKKIRETELAKVPYMLVLGEKEATDNKVAVRRQAKGDLGAMDIDQFIALVQEEVTNRKSFE; encoded by the coding sequence ATGATCAACATTACATTACCGGATGGCGCAGTTCGTCAGTATGAAGCAGGAGTGACTGCAATGGACATTGCCAAATCCATCAGTGAGGGATTGGCACGCAAAGTATTAGCCGCTAAAGTGAACGGGCAGGTGGTAGACGCCTCCCGCCCTATAACGACGGACAGTACGCTGCAATTGCTGACCTGGTCTGATGTGGAAGGTAAGTCTACCATGTGGCACTCTTCCGCCCACCTGATGGCAGAAGCGCTGGAATCGATCTATCCGGGCGTAAAGTTCGGTTATGGCCCTGCACTTGAAGGCGGTTTTTACTACGACATCGACCTGGGTGGCCGCACCATCTCCGACGAAGATCTGCGTAAGGTAGAATCAAAGATGGCAGAACTGGCAAAAGCCAACAACGCCTATGAACGTAGAGAAGTCAGCAAAGAAGAAGCATTGGATTACTTCACCAAAAAAGGTGATGAATATAAAATAGAGACCATCAACGAGCTGGAGGATGGTAAAATTACCTTCTATACACAAGGTAATTTCACTGACCTGTGCCGTGGACCACACATTCCAAGTACCGGTTTTATCAAAGCGATCAAGCTGACAAATATTGCCGGTGCCTATTGGAGAGGTAATGAAAAGAACAAGATGCTGACCCGCATCTATGGTGTAACTTTCCCTAACCAGAAAGAACTGGATGAACACCTTTTCCTGCTGGAAGAAGCAAAGAAACGTGACCACCGTAAACTGGGTAAGGAACTGGAACTGTTCACCTTCTCCGAAAAGGTGGGTTTAGGTTTACCACTTTGGCTGCCAAAAGGCGCCATGCTCCGTGAAAGACTCCAGGCTTTTCTGCAAAAAGCACAGCTGGACCTGGGTTATTTGCCGGTGGTAACGCCACACATTGGTAATGTGAACCTGTATAAGACTTCCGGTCACTATGAGAAATATGGTAAAGACAGTTTCCAGACCATCCACACGCCAGAGGAAGGTGAGGAGTTCATGCTGAAACCCATGAACTGTCCACACCACTGTGAAATTTACAAAGCCAGCCCTAAGAGTTATAAAGATCTGCCGGTGCGGTTTGCAGAATTTGGTACCGTATATCGTTACGAGCAGCATGGAGAACTCCATGGTCTGACCCGTGTACGTGGATTTACCCAGGATGATGCGCACCTCTTCTGCCGTCCTGACCAGGTGAAGGAAGAATTCATGAAAGTGATCGACCTGGTATTATATGTATTCAATAGCCTGAGCTTTACTGATTTTACAGCCCAGATATCCCTACGCCACCAGACAGACAGAACCAAGTACATTGGTACAGAGGAAAACTGGAACCTGGCAGAGCAGGCGATTATTGAAGCAGCTGCCGAAAAAGGCCTGAGAACAGTAACCGAATACGACGAAGCAGCGTTCTATGGTCCTAAACTGGACTTCATGGTGAAGGATGCCCTGGGCCGTAAATGGCAGTTGGGTACCATCCAGGTAGATTACAACCTGCCGGAGCGTTTCGAACTGGAATATATCGGTGCAGATAACCAACGTCACCGCCCGGTAATGATCCACCGTGCGCCGTTCGGTTCACTGGAAAGATTCATTGCCGTACTGATCGAGCACTGCGGTGGCAAATTTCCACTGTGGCTGACACCTACGCAGGTAAAAATTCTGCCAATTAGTGACAAGAGTCAGGCTTATGCAGAAAAAGTGGCAGAATTGTTAAAAAAATCAGAAATTAGAGCAGAAATTGACGACCGGAGTGAGAAGATAGGTAAGAAGATCAGAGAAACCGAGCTCGCTAAGGTTCCCTATATGCTGGTACTGGGCGAAAAAGAAGCCACTGACAATAAGGTCGCTGTGCGCAGACAGGCCAAGGGAGACCTCGGAGCCATGGATATCGATCAATTCATCGCACTGGTTCAGGAAGAAGTCACAAACAGAAAATCTTTCGAATAA
- a CDS encoding ABC-F family ATP-binding cassette domain-containing protein: MLIALQDITFEFGARAIVENASWHIVPGDRVGLIGMNGTGKSTILRVINGEYSVSKGSVNKAKNLSLGFFNQDLLSFESDDSILEVGMTAFEEAIKLEKDIERLTQELETNQSEELLIEFSDKLHLFETLGGYEMKHRSAQVLEGLGFSTADLERPYNQFSGGWRMRVLLAKLILQQPDVLMLDEPTNHLDLPSIEWLEKYLQSYNGAVIIVSHDRFFLDRMVNKIVELYQQQLHHYSGNYEDYEQEKELRREMQQRSYENQQEYIRQQERFIERFKAKASKAAQAQSAMKRLDRLDRVEQVDGGPSKIRINFTIDKTPGKIICTLEEVTKKYGNLTILDQASAIINRGDKIALIGANGKGKSTLLRVIAGTEEMEGERIPGHNVVDSFYAQHQLESLNMESEILDELKSCGSGRTEVELRSLLGCFLFTGDDVYKKIRILSGGEKARVALAKTIISQANFLLLDEPTNHLDMNSVQMLIDALSKYDGTYVLVSHDRYFVSQTANKIWEIVDGEIKEFRGTYTEWEEHKKRQAEVAKQQAAAAKEQKKEAAAPVVKQQEAKAPIDKDKKKELQKQQKQFQQLEEQLAKLNIKKTDLETEMNNPDVYADKARFQKVEAAYAQLGKELKSATAEYEKAFEKLMELEG; encoded by the coding sequence ATGCTTATAGCACTTCAGGACATTACTTTTGAGTTTGGCGCAAGAGCCATTGTAGAAAACGCCTCGTGGCATATCGTTCCCGGCGACCGTGTAGGATTGATCGGGATGAATGGAACCGGGAAATCCACCATCTTACGTGTTATTAACGGTGAATATTCCGTTTCAAAAGGTAGCGTCAACAAAGCTAAAAACCTCTCCCTGGGTTTCTTTAACCAGGACCTTCTGAGCTTCGAATCTGACGACTCCATCCTCGAAGTGGGTATGACCGCTTTTGAAGAAGCCATTAAATTGGAAAAAGACATCGAGCGCCTTACCCAGGAACTGGAAACTAACCAGTCCGAAGAGCTCCTGATCGAATTCAGTGATAAACTTCACCTCTTTGAAACCCTCGGTGGTTACGAAATGAAACACCGTTCTGCACAGGTACTGGAAGGTCTCGGCTTCAGCACTGCTGACCTGGAAAGACCTTACAACCAGTTCTCCGGAGGTTGGCGCATGCGCGTACTCCTGGCAAAACTGATCCTGCAGCAACCGGATGTACTCATGCTCGATGAGCCCACGAACCACCTTGACCTCCCTTCTATCGAATGGCTGGAAAAATACCTGCAAAGCTATAACGGAGCTGTGATCATCGTATCGCACGACCGTTTCTTCCTCGACAGAATGGTCAACAAGATTGTGGAGTTGTACCAGCAGCAGCTGCACCACTACTCAGGCAATTACGAAGATTACGAACAGGAAAAAGAACTGCGCCGCGAAATGCAGCAGCGTTCTTACGAAAACCAACAGGAATACATCCGCCAGCAGGAACGCTTTATCGAGCGATTCAAAGCCAAAGCTTCCAAGGCCGCACAGGCACAGAGTGCTATGAAACGCCTGGACAGACTGGATAGAGTTGAACAGGTAGATGGCGGTCCTTCCAAGATCAGAATCAACTTCACCATCGATAAAACACCGGGAAAGATCATCTGTACCCTGGAAGAAGTGACCAAGAAATATGGTAACCTTACCATCCTGGACCAGGCCAGCGCAATCATCAACCGGGGTGACAAGATCGCCCTGATCGGGGCAAACGGTAAGGGTAAATCTACCCTGCTCCGCGTAATCGCTGGTACAGAAGAAATGGAAGGCGAACGCATTCCCGGGCACAACGTAGTAGACAGTTTCTACGCTCAGCACCAGCTGGAAAGCCTGAACATGGAAAGCGAAATCCTCGACGAACTGAAAAGCTGCGGTAGCGGTCGTACTGAAGTAGAACTCCGCTCCCTCTTAGGTTGTTTCCTCTTCACCGGCGACGATGTTTATAAGAAGATCCGTATCCTCTCCGGGGGTGAAAAAGCACGTGTGGCGCTGGCAAAAACCATCATCAGTCAGGCCAACTTCCTGCTGCTCGATGAACCCACGAACCACCTGGACATGAACTCTGTACAGATGCTGATCGATGCACTCTCCAAATACGATGGTACCTACGTACTCGTATCCCACGACCGTTATTTCGTAAGCCAGACGGCTAACAAAATATGGGAAATCGTGGATGGCGAGATCAAGGAATTCAGAGGTACCTATACTGAGTGGGAAGAACATAAAAAACGCCAGGCAGAAGTAGCAAAACAACAGGCCGCAGCTGCCAAAGAACAGAAAAAAGAAGCGGCAGCTCCTGTGGTAAAACAACAGGAAGCCAAAGCGCCAATCGATAAGGATAAGAAAAAAGAACTCCAGAAACAGCAGAAGCAATTCCAGCAACTGGAAGAGCAACTGGCTAAGCTGAATATAAAGAAAACCGACCTGGAAACGGAAATGAATAATCCGGATGTCTATGCAGACAAAGCCCGTTTTCAAAAGGTAGAAGCAGCGTATGCTCAACTGGGCAAAGAATTGAAAAGCGCCACCGCAGAATACGAAAAGGCATTTGAAAAACTGATGGAGCTGGAAGGTTAA
- a CDS encoding response regulator transcription factor translates to MQRILVVEDEIKVANAVKKGLEENGFEVDVAYDGRMGKSLGASNNYDLVILDLNLPHSNGYEVCEVIRRRNNRIPIIMLTALGGMEDKMQAFELGADDYLVKPFDFRELLARIRVFLKRAGSEVQQNSQYKIVIADLEIDREKKEVTRSGKKIPLTAKEYQLLEFLALHKGKVISKLVIAEKVWDIDFDTGTNVIEVYMNFLRKKIDKDFENKLLHTKTGMGYYLAEE, encoded by the coding sequence ATGCAGCGAATACTCGTAGTCGAAGATGAAATAAAAGTAGCCAACGCCGTCAAAAAGGGCCTGGAGGAGAATGGGTTTGAAGTAGATGTAGCCTACGACGGCCGCATGGGTAAAAGCCTTGGCGCTTCCAATAATTACGACCTGGTGATCCTGGACCTCAACCTGCCTCATAGTAATGGTTATGAAGTATGCGAAGTGATCCGCCGCCGCAATAACCGCATCCCTATTATCATGCTGACGGCCCTGGGTGGTATGGAAGATAAGATGCAGGCATTTGAGCTGGGTGCAGACGATTATCTCGTAAAGCCGTTCGATTTCAGGGAACTCCTGGCACGCATCCGCGTATTCCTGAAAAGAGCCGGTAGTGAAGTGCAACAGAACTCTCAATACAAAATCGTCATCGCCGACCTCGAAATAGACAGGGAAAAGAAAGAAGTGACCCGTAGTGGTAAGAAAATTCCCCTCACAGCCAAAGAATACCAATTGCTGGAATTCCTGGCCCTGCACAAAGGGAAGGTGATCTCCAAACTCGTCATTGCCGAAAAAGTTTGGGACATTGACTTCGATACAGGTACCAATGTGATCGAAGTATACATGAACTTCCTTCGTAAAAAAATCGATAAGGATTTCGAAAATAAGCTGCTGCACACCAAAACAGGCATGGGATACTATCTTGCAGAAGAATAG
- a CDS encoding ATP-binding protein encodes MKIKYKIALSYSISAIILLNTFAILAYYFSSQSRQAEYLDRLEYRARSIANVIIEDNTVKVDLLRKLDKTTFQDLYKESILVYNLNYDLLYSNLKDTAIRTSRPLLDYIKKNGEYSHGRDNGELVGVYYTEGDVSVIVLVSSFDKYGYQNLQNLKRILIIEIVVAVILLVIIGYFFARKMVQPIDKLVKQVKTINANNLQGISVEARGKDEIAQLGANFNTMLQRLSDAFDLQKSFVNNASHELRTPLASIISQLQVALSKDRTKEVYADILASVLEDAENLSDLSNGLLQLAQSELNQQKFIFSEVRMDELLLEMGNLVKLKHVPVAGEPQRGPKVDISFLKVPDQDTELVVQGNESLLKVLFLNLLDNAFKFSTDNTARVTIDFFTHNIQIQVRDNGIGIAPEELNKVFEPFYRGSNSHQTRGHGLGLSICKKIVQLHKGHISASSTPGKGTIFTVILPHT; translated from the coding sequence GTGAAGATCAAATATAAAATAGCACTCTCCTACTCTATTTCAGCCATCATATTGCTGAACACCTTTGCTATTCTCGCTTATTACTTTTCTTCACAATCCAGGCAGGCAGAGTACCTGGACCGCCTGGAGTACCGCGCTCGCTCTATCGCCAATGTAATCATTGAAGATAATACCGTGAAGGTAGACCTGCTGCGCAAACTGGATAAAACCACCTTCCAGGACCTCTATAAAGAAAGCATTCTTGTATATAATCTGAACTATGATCTGCTGTATTCTAATTTGAAGGATACAGCCATCCGTACTTCCCGTCCTTTACTGGATTATATTAAGAAGAACGGAGAGTATAGTCACGGGCGTGATAACGGTGAGCTGGTCGGTGTATATTATACAGAGGGCGATGTATCGGTGATCGTACTGGTGTCTTCCTTTGATAAATACGGTTATCAGAACCTGCAGAACCTGAAGCGGATCCTGATCATTGAAATTGTTGTAGCAGTCATTCTATTAGTCATTATCGGTTACTTCTTTGCCCGTAAAATGGTACAGCCTATTGATAAACTGGTAAAGCAGGTAAAGACCATCAATGCCAACAACCTGCAGGGGATCAGTGTAGAAGCCCGTGGCAAGGACGAGATTGCCCAACTGGGGGCAAACTTCAACACCATGCTGCAACGCCTGAGCGATGCATTTGATCTGCAAAAGAGCTTTGTAAACAATGCCAGCCACGAACTGAGAACCCCGCTGGCATCTATCATCAGTCAGCTACAGGTAGCCCTCTCCAAAGACAGAACAAAAGAAGTATACGCCGATATCTTAGCCTCCGTTCTGGAAGATGCAGAAAACCTCTCCGACCTGAGTAATGGCCTGCTACAACTGGCACAGAGTGAGCTGAACCAGCAGAAATTTATCTTCAGTGAAGTACGTATGGATGAGCTGCTGCTGGAAATGGGCAACCTCGTCAAACTAAAACATGTACCGGTAGCTGGTGAACCACAAAGAGGCCCTAAAGTCGATATCAGCTTCCTGAAAGTTCCTGACCAGGATACAGAGCTGGTAGTACAGGGCAATGAGAGCCTGCTGAAGGTATTATTCCTGAATCTGCTGGACAATGCCTTTAAATTTTCTACTGATAACACGGCAAGGGTTACAATCGATTTCTTCACACATAATATACAGATCCAGGTTAGAGACAATGGGATCGGTATAGCACCTGAGGAACTCAACAAGGTTTTTGAACCCTTTTACAGAGGATCAAATTCCCATCAAACCCGCGGCCATGGCCTGGGACTCTCAATCTGTAAAAAGATCGTACAACTGCACAAAGGTCATATTTCCGCTTCCTCCACCCCCGGGAAAGGCACGATTTTCACCGTTATCCTGCCACACACCTGA
- a CDS encoding rhodanese-related sulfurtransferase — MALHNRISAAELKVKLAAETFRRVTVSFYQYAKIEDPQAFRDDLYLKLDELKVFGRIYVASEGINAQISIPEHHFEEFRNRLYGYPFLNGIRLNVAVDDDGKSFWVLKIKVREKIVADGIDDPSFSMENKGKYLKAREFNELTDDPNTIVVDMRNHYEFEVGHFQNAIEVPSDTFREQLPMAVDMLKDNKDANIVMYCTGGIRCEKASAYMLHHGFKNVFHLEGGIIEYTNKAKEQGLPLKFKGKNFVFDDRLGERITDEIISSCHQCGKPCDSHTNCKNDGCHLLFIQCEECAAKYDGCCSAECQSVYHLEPEVQQEMRKGADKGQMVFNKAKQRLRPRLNE, encoded by the coding sequence ATGGCACTACACAACCGTATTTCTGCAGCTGAACTAAAAGTAAAGCTGGCAGCAGAGACATTTCGTCGCGTCACCGTCTCGTTTTACCAGTACGCAAAAATTGAAGATCCACAGGCCTTTCGTGATGACTTGTACCTCAAACTAGATGAGCTGAAGGTATTTGGCCGTATTTACGTGGCATCCGAGGGCATCAATGCCCAAATAAGTATTCCGGAGCATCACTTTGAGGAATTCAGGAATCGCCTGTATGGGTATCCTTTCCTCAATGGCATACGTCTGAACGTAGCGGTGGATGACGATGGTAAATCCTTCTGGGTACTTAAGATCAAAGTGCGTGAGAAAATCGTGGCAGATGGTATCGACGACCCGTCTTTCTCCATGGAGAATAAAGGTAAATACCTGAAAGCCAGGGAATTCAATGAACTTACTGACGATCCGAATACCATCGTGGTAGATATGCGCAACCACTACGAGTTTGAGGTGGGGCATTTTCAGAATGCGATCGAGGTACCATCAGATACCTTTAGAGAGCAATTGCCGATGGCAGTTGATATGTTGAAGGATAATAAAGATGCAAACATCGTGATGTACTGTACCGGTGGTATCCGTTGCGAAAAGGCATCTGCTTATATGCTGCACCATGGGTTTAAAAATGTATTCCACCTGGAAGGCGGCATCATTGAATATACGAACAAGGCAAAGGAGCAGGGATTACCACTCAAATTCAAAGGAAAGAACTTTGTATTTGACGACAGGTTAGGAGAGCGTATTACAGATGAAATAATCAGCAGTTGCCACCAGTGTGGGAAGCCATGTGATTCTCATACGAATTGTAAAAATGATGGTTGCCATTTGCTGTTTATACAGTGTGAAGAGTGTGCGGCAAAGTATGATGGATGTTGTAGCGCTGAGTGTCAGTCAGTGTATCACCTGGAACCTGAAGTGCAGCAGGAAATGAGGAAAGGAGCGGATAAGGGGCAAATGGTATTTAATAAGGCAAAACAGCGATTACGCCCGAGGTTAAACGAATAA
- a CDS encoding DUF5686 and carboxypeptidase regulatory-like domain-containing protein, which translates to MHKTALTVFFSILFNLAQATIVKGRITNEQQTPLPYATIFIKGTTTGTTSNAAGQYQLDIPAGTYTLVCQYMGYRKLEKQVVITNTEQTLDFALQPVSMQIKEVVVKSGGEDPAYAIIRAAIKKRNFYRHQVNEYTCNDYIKGMFKLRDVPEKFFGKKLDKKDMGVDSSGQGVVFLSESMTRVDFQEPDHVKVEVLSARQSGGGFGFSFPAFIDLYDNNVTAVITQFNKRGYISPIAENALLYYKYQLEGTFQDDGKTVNKIKVIPRRKFEPLFSGYIFITDDDWRIHSADLLLTQDYQLEIMDTLRIRQIHVPVNNEVWRTKDQVITISIKQFGFDMVGNFVNVYSNYDLHPNFQKKHFDNTIMRYDTAFDKKLLAYWDSIRPVPLEKEEVKDFRVKDSTAQAERDSARSSHTLDTLRKHQKPVKFTDFFWSGAQHSFYFRRDTGIYSHQLTMKGLIKQLGYNTVEGLVLNVEPELKLNLSRSQELRIMPYIRYGFSNTHLNAWTYLQWTQESRIHNRIGQNTWILGGGKRVSQFNHDNPISPLENEFYTLFLKENYMKLYENYFTTLQFTRRFENNSFLRLGVRYEDRIPLENTTDFVFFKNSNKQFLPNHPYELADIPFTRNQALVAELGFSFQPGQKFIELPDRKIAFGSKYPIFGVTYTKGIHGIAGSDADFDKWQFQIRDNMNLKLFGEFMYRVKLGGFLNDKHVDIPDYQHFNGNQTFYNINYLNSFQLAPYYRYSTTAPLYATANVEHHFNGLLTNKIPLLNRLKWNLVAGSNAFYVNQNNNYVEVFAGLENIFKLLRVDVIAGYQSKDATRVGVRLGFGGLFGGMVRQQNTPEP; encoded by the coding sequence ATGCATAAAACTGCATTGACAGTATTCTTCAGTATATTGTTTAACCTCGCGCAGGCCACCATTGTGAAGGGACGTATTACGAATGAACAACAAACCCCACTTCCATACGCAACTATTTTTATAAAGGGTACCACTACCGGTACTACCAGCAATGCTGCCGGACAGTATCAGCTGGACATTCCAGCAGGCACTTATACATTGGTATGCCAGTATATGGGCTATCGTAAACTGGAAAAACAGGTCGTTATTACCAATACAGAACAGACGCTGGATTTTGCCTTACAACCCGTAAGCATGCAGATCAAAGAAGTGGTGGTTAAGTCAGGTGGGGAAGACCCTGCTTACGCCATCATCAGGGCAGCGATTAAAAAGCGCAACTTTTACCGTCACCAGGTAAATGAGTATACCTGCAATGATTATATAAAAGGTATGTTCAAGCTGAGGGATGTGCCTGAAAAGTTTTTCGGGAAGAAGTTGGATAAGAAAGACATGGGTGTCGACTCTTCCGGGCAGGGAGTGGTATTCCTCTCTGAATCTATGACCCGCGTAGACTTCCAGGAGCCTGACCATGTAAAGGTCGAAGTCCTCTCAGCACGTCAGAGTGGCGGTGGATTTGGGTTTAGTTTTCCGGCTTTTATCGACCTCTATGATAACAACGTGACCGCTGTGATTACTCAATTCAACAAACGGGGTTACATTTCTCCCATTGCAGAAAATGCCTTACTCTATTATAAATACCAGCTGGAAGGCACCTTCCAGGATGATGGCAAAACCGTCAATAAAATAAAGGTGATACCCCGCAGGAAATTTGAACCGTTATTCTCCGGTTATATCTTTATCACCGACGACGACTGGCGGATCCACAGTGCAGACCTGCTGCTTACACAGGATTATCAGCTGGAGATCATGGATACCCTGCGCATCCGCCAGATCCATGTACCTGTGAACAATGAAGTATGGCGTACCAAAGATCAGGTCATTACTATCAGCATCAAACAATTTGGGTTTGACATGGTGGGTAATTTCGTGAATGTATATTCGAATTACGACCTGCATCCTAACTTCCAGAAGAAGCATTTCGATAATACCATCATGCGGTACGATACTGCTTTTGATAAAAAGCTACTAGCCTACTGGGATAGCATTCGGCCCGTGCCACTGGAAAAAGAAGAAGTAAAGGACTTCCGGGTAAAAGACAGTACTGCCCAGGCGGAGCGGGACAGCGCCCGGTCTTCCCATACGCTGGATACGTTGCGTAAACACCAGAAACCTGTCAAATTTACCGACTTCTTCTGGTCAGGGGCACAACATAGCTTTTACTTTCGGAGAGATACAGGAATATATTCACATCAGTTGACTATGAAAGGGTTGATTAAACAACTCGGGTACAACACTGTAGAAGGGCTGGTACTAAATGTGGAACCTGAACTGAAACTGAACCTTTCCAGGTCACAGGAGCTGAGGATCATGCCTTATATCCGATATGGTTTCAGCAATACACACCTGAATGCCTGGACTTATCTGCAATGGACACAGGAGAGCCGGATTCACAACCGCATTGGCCAGAATACCTGGATACTGGGTGGTGGTAAAAGGGTAAGCCAGTTCAATCACGATAATCCTATTTCTCCCCTGGAAAATGAGTTCTATACCTTATTCCTGAAAGAGAATTATATGAAGCTGTATGAGAATTACTTTACCACGCTTCAGTTTACCCGTCGCTTTGAGAACAATTCTTTCCTCAGGTTGGGGGTACGGTATGAGGATCGTATACCATTGGAGAATACCACCGACTTTGTATTTTTTAAGAACAGCAATAAACAGTTCCTGCCCAATCATCCTTACGAGCTGGCAGACATTCCATTTACCCGGAACCAGGCTTTGGTGGCAGAACTTGGATTTTCTTTCCAGCCAGGGCAGAAGTTTATCGAGCTGCCGGACAGGAAGATCGCCTTTGGTTCAAAATACCCCATTTTTGGTGTTACATATACCAAGGGTATCCATGGTATAGCGGGTAGTGATGCGGATTTTGATAAGTGGCAGTTCCAGATCAGGGACAATATGAACCTGAAGTTGTTCGGAGAATTTATGTATAGGGTAAAACTGGGTGGATTCCTGAATGATAAGCATGTAGATATTCCTGATTATCAACACTTCAACGGGAACCAGACGTTCTATAACATCAACTACCTGAATAGTTTCCAGCTGGCACCTTACTACAGGTACAGCACGACAGCACCATTGTATGCGACCGCCAATGTGGAGCATCATTTCAACGGGTTGCTGACAAATAAAATCCCTTTGCTAAACAGGCTGAAATGGAATCTGGTAGCGGGTTCAAACGCCTTTTATGTGAACCAGAACAACAATTATGTAGAAGTTTTTGCCGGGTTGGAGAATATTTTCAAGCTGTTGCGCGTTGATGTAATCGCAGGATACCAAAGTAAGGATGCGACACGCGTAGGAGTGAGGCTGGGATTTGGAGGATTATTTGGGGGAATGGTGCGCCAGCAGAATACGCCAGAGCCATAG